The following coding sequences lie in one Mycobacterium sp. DL440 genomic window:
- a CDS encoding SDR family NAD(P)-dependent oxidoreductase, producing MQIENSVAVITGAGSGIGRALAGSFAAAGARVVAADLNVESVEQTAAQIRSGGGQALGMRADAGVTADIEALTTTEFGPVDIYVANAGIIGAPGLGTDEDWDSILDVNLRSHVRAAQVLVPQWLSRGGGYFVSVASAAGLLSQIGAAGYSVSKHAAVGFAEWLAITYGDDNVGVSCVCPLGVDTPLLDAVRASADPDSAAGAASIVQSGEVISAQDVAAATVAAVQSDSFLVLPHSQVLDMYRHKGSDYDRWIAGMRRYQRSLRAGR from the coding sequence ATGCAGATTGAGAACTCGGTGGCGGTCATCACCGGCGCCGGATCGGGAATCGGCCGTGCACTGGCAGGGTCGTTCGCGGCGGCGGGCGCCCGGGTGGTGGCCGCCGACCTCAACGTGGAGTCGGTCGAACAGACCGCCGCGCAGATCCGTTCCGGGGGCGGGCAGGCGCTGGGGATGCGGGCCGACGCCGGTGTCACGGCAGACATCGAGGCGCTGACAACGACCGAGTTCGGCCCCGTCGACATCTACGTCGCCAACGCAGGAATCATCGGCGCACCGGGTCTCGGCACCGACGAGGATTGGGATTCGATCCTCGACGTCAATCTGCGCTCCCATGTCCGGGCGGCACAAGTGCTTGTTCCGCAATGGCTGTCGCGCGGCGGCGGTTACTTCGTGTCGGTCGCCTCGGCGGCCGGTCTCTTATCCCAGATCGGGGCGGCCGGGTATTCCGTCAGCAAGCACGCCGCGGTCGGCTTCGCCGAATGGCTGGCCATCACGTACGGCGATGACAACGTCGGGGTCAGCTGCGTGTGCCCGTTGGGGGTGGACACCCCGCTGCTTGATGCGGTGCGTGCTTCGGCGGATCCGGATTCCGCCGCCGGTGCGGCGTCGATCGTGCAATCGGGCGAGGTGATCAGTGCCCAGGATGTAGCGGCGGCTACCGTGGCGGCCGTGCAGTCGGACAGCTTTCTCGTCCTACCGCACTCACAGGTCCTCGACATGTACCGGCACAAGGGCTCCGATTACGACCGGTGGATCGCCGGGATGCGCCGCTACCAGCGGTCACTGCGCGCCGGCCGATGA
- a CDS encoding aldehyde dehydrogenase family protein — MTTTERTDLPTSDELRRRVRLALEAIGARTELGEPTAPGSGLHASTPISGDVLFTLPEDSPERVDAAIASAAQAFSSWRTTPAPVRGALVARLGELLTEHKADLATLVTVEAGKITSEALGEVQEMIDICQFAVGLSRQLYGRTIASERPGHRLMETWHPLGVVGVITAFNFPVAVWSWNTAIALVCGDTVVWKPSELTPLTAIACQALIERAASDVGVVGSVCRLILGGRELGEQLVDDERVALVSATGSVRMGQQVGPRVAARFGKALLELGGNNAAIVTPSADLDLAVRAIVFSAAGTAGQRCTTLRRLIVHSSVADDLVSRIVSAYRSLPVGDPSVDGTLVGPLIHTRAYRDMVGALEHARADGGEVFGGERHDLGDEGAFYVSPAVVRMPAQTAVVHTETFAPILYVLTYDGIDDAIDLNNAVPQGLSSAIFTTDVREAERFMAADGSDCGIANVNIGTSGAEIGGAFGGEKHTGGGRESGSDAWKAYMRRATNTVNYSSELPLAQGVHFG, encoded by the coding sequence ATGACCACCACCGAACGGACCGACCTCCCCACCAGCGACGAGCTGCGCCGGCGGGTGCGGCTCGCCCTCGAGGCCATCGGTGCACGAACCGAACTGGGCGAGCCGACCGCCCCGGGCAGCGGCCTGCACGCGAGCACCCCGATCAGCGGCGATGTGCTGTTCACTCTGCCCGAAGACAGCCCTGAACGCGTTGACGCTGCGATCGCCAGTGCCGCACAAGCTTTCTCCAGCTGGCGTACCACCCCGGCCCCGGTGCGCGGCGCACTGGTCGCACGCCTCGGCGAGTTGCTCACCGAGCACAAGGCCGATCTGGCGACGCTGGTGACGGTCGAGGCAGGCAAGATCACCTCCGAGGCACTGGGCGAGGTGCAGGAGATGATCGACATCTGCCAGTTCGCGGTGGGCCTGTCACGCCAGTTGTATGGCCGCACCATCGCTTCCGAACGCCCCGGGCACCGACTGATGGAGACGTGGCACCCGTTGGGCGTCGTCGGCGTGATCACCGCGTTCAACTTTCCGGTCGCGGTATGGTCGTGGAACACCGCGATCGCCCTGGTCTGCGGCGACACCGTGGTGTGGAAACCCTCCGAGTTGACTCCACTCACCGCGATCGCGTGCCAGGCCCTGATCGAGCGTGCCGCATCCGACGTTGGAGTTGTGGGCTCCGTCTGCCGGCTCATCCTCGGCGGGCGCGAGTTGGGTGAACAACTGGTCGACGATGAACGGGTGGCGCTGGTCAGCGCGACCGGATCGGTGCGGATGGGCCAGCAGGTCGGACCACGTGTCGCGGCGCGGTTCGGCAAGGCGCTGCTCGAGCTGGGTGGCAACAACGCCGCGATCGTGACGCCTTCTGCCGATCTGGATCTCGCGGTGCGGGCCATCGTGTTCTCCGCCGCGGGTACCGCGGGACAACGCTGCACGACCCTGCGCCGGTTGATCGTGCACTCGTCGGTCGCCGATGACCTGGTGTCCCGGATCGTCTCGGCCTACCGGAGCCTGCCCGTGGGTGATCCGAGCGTCGACGGGACCCTGGTCGGCCCGCTCATTCACACCAGGGCCTACCGGGACATGGTCGGGGCGCTGGAACACGCTCGCGCCGACGGCGGAGAGGTGTTCGGCGGTGAGCGCCACGACTTGGGTGACGAGGGTGCGTTTTACGTCTCGCCCGCGGTGGTCCGGATGCCGGCGCAGACCGCCGTCGTGCACACCGAGACGTTCGCGCCGATCCTCTACGTGCTCACCTACGACGGTATCGACGACGCGATCGACCTGAACAATGCAGTGCCACAGGGACTTTCGTCGGCCATCTTCACCACCGATGTGCGGGAGGCCGAGCGGTTCATGGCCGCCGACGGCTCCGACTGCGGTATCGCCAATGTCAACATCGGAACCTCGGGCGCCGAGATCGGCGGCGCGTTCGGCGGTGAGAAGCACACCGGCGGTGGCCGTGAGTCCGGGTCGGACGCCTGGAAGGCGTACATGCGTCGCGCGACCAACACCGTCAATTACTCCTCGGAGCTACCACTGGCCCAGGGCGTGCATTTCGGTTAA
- a CDS encoding Lrp/AsnC family transcriptional regulator → MGEADEYVLDDTDRILVRALAADGRATLAHLASAAGLSVSAVQARVRRLESRGVVTGYAARLNPEALGNMLSAFVAITPLDPSQPDDAPARLQGIPEIESCHSVAGEESYVLLVRVASARALEDLLQRIRTAANVRTRSTIILQTFYSGRDYLP, encoded by the coding sequence ATGGGTGAAGCCGACGAATACGTGCTGGACGACACGGACCGGATCCTGGTCCGCGCGCTCGCCGCCGACGGCAGGGCCACGCTGGCGCATCTTGCATCGGCGGCCGGGCTGTCGGTCTCGGCGGTGCAGGCGCGGGTGCGCCGTCTGGAGTCGCGGGGAGTGGTGACCGGATATGCGGCGCGGCTCAATCCCGAGGCGCTGGGCAACATGCTCTCGGCGTTCGTCGCCATCACTCCTCTCGATCCGTCTCAACCCGATGATGCACCTGCCCGGTTGCAGGGCATCCCCGAAATCGAATCGTGCCACTCGGTGGCCGGCGAGGAGAGCTACGTCCTGCTGGTCCGGGTCGCCTCGGCACGGGCCTTGGAGGACCTGCTCCAGCGGATCAGGACGGCAGCCAACGTCCGCACCCGGAGCACCATCATTTTGCAGACATTTTACAGTGGGCGTGACTACCTTCCGTAA
- the lat gene encoding L-lysine 6-transaminase translates to MTAVLTPTPQVTPDGVRAVLSRSILTDGFDFVLDLDRSRGSYLVDARTGDRFLDMFTFFASSALGMNHPALADERFRAELAQAAVNKPSNSDIYSVPLARFVATFRRVLGDPDLPHLFFVDGGALAVENALKVAFDWKSRHNEARGIDPALGTKVLHLRGAFHGRSGYTMSLTNTDPVKVARFPKFDWPRIDAPYLHPGVDIAVLEADSLRQARAAFEANPHDIACFIAEPIQGEGGDRHMRPQFFAAMRELCDEFDALLIFDEVQTGCGITGTAWAYQQLGAAPDVVAFGKKTQVCGLMAGRRVDEVADNVFTVSSRINSTWGGNLVDMVRSRRILEVIETDDLLRNAAVTGDYLRGQLHRLAADFVDTVLDPRGRGLMCAFSLPTPAARDELIRRLWHSHVIMLPSGTDSVRFRPALTVTHREIDSCLDAVRAALRSPLTG, encoded by the coding sequence ATGACTGCCGTGCTGACACCTACGCCGCAGGTAACGCCTGACGGGGTACGAGCCGTCCTGTCCCGCAGCATCCTTACCGACGGCTTCGATTTCGTCCTCGACCTCGACCGCTCCCGGGGCTCCTATCTGGTGGATGCACGCACCGGTGATCGCTTCCTGGACATGTTCACCTTCTTCGCCTCATCCGCACTCGGGATGAACCATCCGGCGCTGGCCGACGAACGCTTCCGGGCCGAGCTGGCCCAGGCCGCGGTGAACAAGCCGAGCAATTCCGACATCTACAGCGTGCCGCTGGCCCGCTTCGTGGCCACCTTCCGCCGGGTGCTCGGGGACCCGGACCTGCCGCACCTGTTCTTCGTCGACGGCGGTGCACTGGCGGTCGAGAATGCCCTCAAGGTGGCGTTCGACTGGAAGAGCCGCCACAACGAGGCCCGCGGGATCGACCCCGCCCTCGGTACCAAGGTGCTGCATCTACGCGGAGCCTTCCACGGCCGCAGCGGATACACGATGTCGCTGACCAACACCGACCCGGTCAAGGTGGCCCGCTTCCCGAAGTTCGACTGGCCACGCATCGATGCGCCGTACCTGCATCCAGGGGTGGATATCGCTGTGCTCGAAGCCGATTCGCTACGTCAGGCACGGGCCGCATTCGAGGCCAACCCGCACGACATCGCCTGCTTCATCGCTGAGCCGATCCAGGGTGAGGGTGGTGACCGGCACATGCGGCCGCAGTTCTTCGCCGCGATGCGGGAGCTGTGCGACGAGTTCGACGCCCTGCTGATCTTCGACGAGGTGCAGACCGGGTGCGGCATCACCGGAACTGCTTGGGCCTACCAGCAATTGGGGGCCGCCCCGGATGTGGTCGCATTTGGGAAGAAGACTCAGGTGTGTGGGTTGATGGCCGGCCGGCGGGTCGACGAGGTCGCCGACAACGTCTTCACCGTGAGCTCGCGGATCAACTCGACCTGGGGTGGGAACCTGGTGGACATGGTGCGTTCACGGCGAATCCTCGAGGTCATCGAAACCGACGATCTGTTGCGCAACGCCGCGGTGACCGGCGACTACCTTCGCGGTCAGTTACACAGGCTGGCAGCAGATTTCGTCGATACCGTGCTCGATCCCCGCGGCCGTGGCCTGATGTGTGCGTTCAGCCTGCCTACGCCCGCCGCGCGTGACGAACTGATTCGCCGGTTGTGGCACAGCCACGTCATCATGCTGCCGAGCGGCACCGACTCGGTGCGGTTCCGCCCGGCGCTGACCGTGACCCACCGGGAGATCGATAGCTGCCTCGATGCTGTCCGGGCCGCGCTGAGATCGCCACTGACCGGTTAG
- a CDS encoding restriction endonuclease, with protein MRRLRIKLFIAAGAAAGFASHLAGVGTVWSLAIGCAVPMTLAGTPRFLLGAFHGARTPGTREQTATEMTGLEFEDRVAHVARNCGLPVIMTPLTGDWGVDLIVGHRPNRIAVQCKRLSRPVGAGAVQEVVAGAPMQDCTRTMVVTNNEFTPAARKLAELHGCELVGGAELPRLKSILRRAAAPEPAANPAADRGP; from the coding sequence GTGAGACGGCTCAGGATCAAGCTCTTCATCGCAGCAGGCGCAGCTGCGGGTTTCGCCAGTCACCTGGCCGGGGTCGGCACGGTGTGGAGCCTGGCAATCGGCTGTGCAGTGCCGATGACGCTGGCGGGCACTCCGCGGTTCCTGTTGGGTGCATTTCACGGCGCACGCACCCCCGGCACCCGCGAGCAAACGGCTACCGAGATGACCGGGTTGGAGTTCGAGGACCGCGTGGCGCATGTGGCCCGCAACTGTGGATTACCGGTGATCATGACTCCGCTCACCGGAGACTGGGGTGTGGACCTGATCGTCGGACACCGGCCGAACCGTATTGCCGTGCAATGCAAACGTCTGTCACGGCCAGTCGGCGCGGGTGCCGTGCAGGAGGTCGTCGCGGGCGCGCCGATGCAGGATTGCACCAGGACCATGGTGGTCACCAACAACGAATTCACGCCGGCCGCACGCAAACTCGCCGAACTTCACGGCTGCGAGTTGGTGGGCGGAGCCGAGCTGCCCAGGCTGAAATCGATCCTGCGCCGCGCTGCGGCGCCCGAGCCGGCCGCGAACCCGGCCGCCGACCGTGGGCCCTAA
- a CDS encoding PAS and ANTAR domain-containing protein, translating to MTTDPAAGNPESPIEHAFAGGEAQRVGWFRFYFADERWEWSPQVERMHGYEPGTVHPTTELVLSHKHPEDYGQVAATLLEIRRTSGAFSTRHRIIDAAGDVHHVVVVGDQLFDDAGTIIGTHGFYVDVSPSVTQAREDALSEVVAEIAEARGAIEQAKGMLMLIYRINADAAFELLKWRSQETNTKLRLLAEQLAEDFLALDYSETLPNRAILDRLLLTAHQRVSPEV from the coding sequence GTGACGACTGATCCGGCTGCGGGGAACCCCGAGTCACCGATCGAGCATGCGTTTGCCGGCGGCGAGGCGCAGCGTGTCGGTTGGTTCCGCTTCTACTTCGCCGACGAGCGCTGGGAGTGGTCGCCACAGGTGGAGCGGATGCACGGGTATGAACCGGGCACCGTCCATCCGACGACCGAGCTGGTGCTCTCCCACAAGCACCCTGAGGACTACGGGCAGGTGGCCGCCACCCTGCTCGAGATCCGGCGTACCTCAGGTGCGTTCAGCACCCGCCATCGGATCATCGATGCGGCCGGTGACGTCCACCACGTCGTCGTGGTGGGGGATCAGCTCTTCGATGACGCCGGCACGATCATCGGAACACACGGTTTCTACGTCGACGTCTCGCCGTCGGTCACGCAGGCACGGGAGGATGCCCTCAGCGAGGTGGTGGCCGAGATCGCCGAGGCCCGTGGTGCCATCGAGCAGGCCAAGGGCATGCTGATGCTGATCTACCGGATCAATGCGGATGCGGCGTTCGAACTGCTGAAGTGGCGGTCGCAGGAGACCAACACCAAGTTGCGCCTGTTAGCCGAGCAGTTGGCGGAAGATTTCCTGGCTCTCGATTACAGCGAGACGCTTCCCAACCGCGCGATCTTGGACCGGTTGCTGCTCACCGCCCACCAACGGGTCAGCCCAGAGGTTTAG
- the usfY gene encoding protein UsfY, protein MKGPDDPVDHTRTTRPHAGESMKDNRNMPALVLVGLGVVMFVGCLVGFATGNTGVGVLLAVLAAIGLLGGGLWLAIAHLRVRRIEERWYAEHPDAVKQAPNS, encoded by the coding sequence ATGAAAGGTCCCGACGATCCTGTCGACCACACCAGGACGACCCGGCCGCATGCCGGCGAGTCGATGAAAGACAACCGCAACATGCCCGCGCTGGTCCTGGTCGGCCTGGGCGTGGTGATGTTCGTCGGCTGTCTGGTGGGCTTCGCGACCGGTAACACCGGGGTAGGGGTGTTGCTCGCCGTGCTGGCCGCCATCGGCCTGTTGGGCGGTGGACTGTGGCTCGCGATCGCGCACCTACGTGTCCGTCGGATCGAAGAACGTTGGTACGCAGAGCATCCCGACGCAGTCAAGCAAGCGCCCAACAGTTGA
- a CDS encoding CsbD family protein, producing the protein MTEKNSGPEEGIKGVVEDVKGKAKEAVGTVTGREDLVREGKAQQDKADAQQDAAKKEAEADSARAGAKAAEKREQASQRP; encoded by the coding sequence ATGACCGAGAAGAACTCAGGACCTGAAGAAGGCATCAAGGGCGTCGTCGAGGACGTCAAGGGCAAGGCGAAGGAAGCCGTCGGTACCGTGACCGGCCGCGAAGACCTCGTGCGCGAGGGCAAAGCCCAGCAGGACAAGGCCGACGCCCAGCAGGATGCCGCCAAGAAGGAGGCCGAAGCGGATTCGGCCCGGGCGGGCGCCAAGGCCGCGGAAAAACGTGAGCAGGCGAGCCAGCGACCCTAG
- a CDS encoding HemK2/MTQ2 family protein methyltransferase: MASEMAAETIAVGAESVYRPQHDSWLLIDALERSNAVEGRRVVDLCAGSGVVAITAAELGASEVMALDISPSAVRCTQANALAAQVDVDARLGSWIQALEHEPFDLVVCNPPYVPVAPETSAGMVVPTGPMASWNGGPDGRLVLDPLCRSAAAILAEGGSLFLVQSEFADVEQSLRLLRAGGLDADVYASQRIPFGPVLHSQARWLRDTGRLTDARTEEELVVIRADMR, encoded by the coding sequence ATGGCCAGCGAGATGGCCGCAGAGACCATTGCCGTTGGCGCCGAGAGCGTTTACCGGCCGCAGCACGACTCGTGGCTGCTGATCGATGCACTGGAGCGCAGCAATGCGGTGGAGGGCCGCCGGGTGGTGGACCTGTGCGCCGGAAGCGGAGTCGTCGCCATCACCGCCGCCGAGCTGGGCGCCAGTGAGGTGATGGCGCTGGATATTTCGCCGAGCGCGGTGCGGTGTACGCAGGCCAACGCTCTTGCCGCGCAGGTGGATGTCGATGCCAGGCTGGGCTCGTGGATTCAGGCACTCGAACACGAACCCTTCGACCTCGTGGTGTGTAACCCGCCCTACGTTCCGGTGGCGCCGGAAACGTCCGCGGGAATGGTCGTGCCGACCGGGCCGATGGCCTCCTGGAATGGCGGCCCGGACGGCCGGCTGGTGCTCGACCCGCTGTGCCGTTCGGCCGCTGCCATCCTGGCCGAAGGCGGTTCGCTGTTCCTGGTTCAGTCTGAGTTCGCCGATGTCGAGCAGTCGTTGAGGCTGTTACGCGCGGGTGGACTCGATGCGGATGTCTACGCCTCGCAGCGGATTCCATTCGGACCGGTGCTGCACTCGCAGGCCCGTTGGCTGCGCGACACCGGGCGGTTGACGGACGCCAGGACGGAAGAGGAACTGGTGGTCATCCGGGCGGACATGCGATGA
- a CDS encoding CDGSH iron-sulfur domain-containing protein — protein MSEPRDVRVVQGGPILVEGPVRIELPDGSTVESDRFMVAICTCRRSKTYPLCDTSHRKVTRSGKRSA, from the coding sequence ATGAGCGAGCCACGGGACGTGCGGGTGGTCCAGGGCGGACCGATCCTCGTCGAGGGGCCGGTGCGGATCGAACTGCCGGACGGGAGCACCGTGGAATCGGATCGGTTCATGGTGGCCATCTGCACCTGTCGCCGGTCCAAGACCTATCCACTGTGCGACACCAGCCACCGCAAGGTCACGCGATCAGGCAAGCGGTCGGCATAG
- a CDS encoding iron-containing redox enzyme family protein, giving the protein MTTFSDTTQPRLPCAHGPISRTVIECLGYRAPHNHLEPVWVPLRDSDPLGLDVQLALYICYELHYRGFAGVDQNWEWNAGLLHLRSQFERIFLAAVRHEVGSIAPEDTAEREMARLSVEPVHGTGPSYHLRDEGTWDQMQEYFVHRSLYHLKEGDPHAWLIPRLTGQAKASFVAVEYDEYGAGSGVRVHQRLFGDLMSAAGLDSSYLGYLDAVPAETLAVVNLMSMFGLHRRLRGAATGHFAATEITSSPGSQRMVTALQRLGAPDACARFYREHVEADAVHEQVVRHDVVGDLVSREPELDTDVVFGIRAFGALEDRLAAHLMASWQANRSSLCRPLA; this is encoded by the coding sequence ATGACCACCTTCTCTGACACCACCCAACCGCGGCTCCCGTGCGCGCATGGGCCCATCTCCCGCACAGTCATCGAGTGCCTGGGCTACCGCGCCCCACACAATCATCTCGAGCCGGTCTGGGTGCCGCTGCGCGATTCCGATCCGCTCGGACTGGATGTGCAACTGGCGCTCTACATCTGCTACGAACTGCACTACCGGGGCTTCGCCGGCGTCGATCAGAACTGGGAATGGAATGCTGGGCTGCTGCACTTGCGTTCGCAGTTCGAGCGGATCTTTCTCGCAGCGGTCCGCCACGAGGTCGGCAGCATCGCTCCCGAGGACACCGCGGAGCGGGAGATGGCGCGCCTGTCGGTCGAGCCTGTCCACGGAACCGGCCCGTCATATCACCTTCGCGACGAGGGCACGTGGGACCAGATGCAGGAGTACTTCGTGCACCGGTCGCTGTATCACCTGAAAGAGGGCGACCCGCACGCCTGGCTGATCCCACGATTGACTGGGCAGGCCAAAGCCTCCTTTGTCGCCGTCGAATACGACGAGTACGGGGCCGGGTCAGGAGTCCGGGTTCATCAACGACTGTTCGGTGACCTGATGAGTGCCGCCGGCCTGGACAGCAGCTACCTGGGGTACCTGGACGCGGTACCGGCCGAGACTCTTGCGGTGGTCAACCTGATGTCTATGTTCGGACTGCACCGCCGGCTCCGGGGCGCCGCCACCGGGCATTTCGCGGCCACAGAGATCACCTCCTCCCCCGGCTCGCAGCGCATGGTGACCGCACTGCAGCGACTCGGCGCGCCCGACGCGTGTGCGCGGTTCTACCGCGAACACGTCGAGGCCGACGCAGTACACGAACAGGTCGTGCGCCACGACGTGGTGGGTGATCTGGTTAGCCGCGAGCCTGAATTGGACACCGACGTGGTGTTTGGGATACGAGCCTTCGGCGCGTTGGAAGACCGGCTGGCCGCTCATCTGATGGCGAGTTGGCAGGCGAACCGGAGCTCGCTATGCCGACCGCTTGCCTGA